Proteins encoded by one window of Mycobacteriales bacterium:
- a CDS encoding Rv2578c family radical SAM protein yields the protein MRWDGLRTGSDPATLFGDDVVVRTFDTPRFRGITFYEVRARSIINRVPGESQMPFRWTINPYRGCSHACVYCFARQTHTYLDLDAGADFDSQIVVKVNAEERLRRELAAPTWAGEHIAMGTNVDCYQRAEGRYRLMRGIIPALRDAANPFSILTKGALILRDLDLLREAAAVTDVTANVSVGSVDRALWRSVEPGTPSPGTRLRVVRELTDAGVGCGVLMAPILPFLSDSPAQLDATVRAIAESGARSVTPLMLHLRPGSREWYFAWLRREHPDLVERYRELYGKGAYAPRGYAHDVTGQVRDLATRYGLPGAGAGTARQVRRTAPPDQEDQPRELGEQLRLV from the coding sequence ATGCGATGGGATGGGCTGCGGACCGGCAGCGACCCGGCCACCCTGTTCGGTGACGACGTCGTGGTCCGTACGTTCGATACACCCCGGTTTCGCGGCATCACGTTCTACGAAGTGCGCGCGCGTTCGATCATCAACCGCGTGCCGGGCGAGTCGCAGATGCCGTTCCGTTGGACGATCAACCCGTATCGGGGCTGCTCGCACGCCTGTGTCTACTGCTTCGCCCGCCAGACCCACACCTACCTCGATCTCGACGCCGGCGCCGACTTCGACTCCCAGATCGTGGTCAAGGTCAACGCGGAGGAGCGGCTTCGCCGGGAGCTCGCGGCGCCGACCTGGGCCGGCGAGCACATCGCCATGGGCACCAACGTCGACTGCTACCAGCGCGCCGAGGGGCGCTACCGGTTGATGCGCGGCATCATTCCGGCGCTGCGCGACGCGGCCAATCCCTTCTCGATCCTGACGAAGGGCGCGTTGATCCTGCGCGACCTCGACCTGCTCCGCGAGGCGGCCGCCGTCACCGATGTGACCGCCAATGTGTCCGTCGGCTCGGTCGATCGCGCGCTGTGGCGCTCGGTCGAGCCGGGCACGCCGAGCCCCGGCACGCGGCTGCGGGTCGTCCGCGAGCTCACCGACGCCGGCGTCGGATGCGGCGTGCTGATGGCGCCGATCCTGCCCTTCCTCTCCGATTCGCCCGCACAGCTCGACGCAACCGTGCGCGCCATCGCCGAGTCCGGCGCCCGCTCGGTGACCCCGTTGATGCTGCATCTGCGCCCCGGGTCGCGGGAGTGGTATTTCGCCTGGCTCCGGCGCGAGCATCCGGACCTCGTCGAGAGGTACCGCGAGCTCTACGGCAAGGGCGCCTACGCGCCGCGCGGCTATGCGCACGACGTGACCGGGCAGGTGCGGGATCTCGCGACCCGTTACGGACTGCCCGGTGCCGGCGCCGGGACGGCCCGTCAGGTCCGGCGTACGGCGCCCCCGGACCAGGAGGACCAGCCGCGGGAGCTGGGGGAGCAGCTGCGCCTGGTGTGA